attcaaacctTTCTATCAAGACTACAATCCCAAGTTTGATTCAAAGACTATAGACCTGACATTGTTGTACTAAATTAAATGGGTTTTAAAAACGCTACATTTCATTAAACTTAAGACACCAGCTGAAAACATACCATTGGAATAGTTTTTATTGTCTCTTCTCCCTTACCAGTCCCTCCAATGCCCCCCTACCCAAAAGCAGAATGGGTGAGTCCCATAATGGGTAAATATTTCTCAAAGATGTtcccttcttctccctcctcACTGCCAAATGACCTCCATCAACTCTCACTAAAACAATTATATTAACTTCCTAACTAGTTTCCCTGTCTCAAgtccttcttccctttcccatCCTCTGTCCTCAACAGCTACTTCATGATAGAAGACATTAATTCAATCATACCACAAACCAACTTAAACATTTTCATGGTTCCCCAGTGTCTATACAATGTCCAACCCTTAATATGAAATTCAGACCTAATATTTACACACCTTTTTCTACGAGCACAAAGAGCAGGATTTATATCTCAACAATATGATTTCCTTATATAcagcaaatattccaaaaataataatgaaaatatcattTGATTTTCAGAgctgaaattcagaaaaaaatcatcCTGATGGGCTAGAGTAGCACCACTGAGACAGCAGGTAACAGAATGAATCAGGAGCCTCGCAAGGGCCTTCTTTATATTCTTAACCTTTAGAGCATAACAtgttcttaataaatgtttgctgaatgtgGGAATTTTCTGAGCCAAAACTCAAGATTCATACTTCAGCAATTTCAAATTTACACAAGAAATAACTGGACCAAATATTTGAAGTTGGGAATATAAAATCTCAGACTTGAAGGTAGCATAGGGGCATGACTGGAGGAACCTGGGCATAACATGTAAAAACCAAACTGGTGCCAGGGCCGCGTCTCCTCGCTGGCCTAGATCCTGACTGCTTTAAAGTAGACAAGGAAAGCAAGGTTAATTTGCAATAGGCAATTTTAGCCGACAAGTCACAggtaaaaaataaactgaaaataaatgtttaagacAATTTAGAATCATACAACTGATGTGTTTCCAATGCATTTTTCTCAAAATACACATGTTCATTAATGGCAATTAGCAAAGATTATTAATCTACATgtaacaacaattaaaaataattctctcAAATGCGACCTTAAAAGTTAAACCAAAAACCTTACATACTGATTTACAAAAGTCAGTGCACTGGGGTCACTGGAATACAATCTTAATACTTTCCTATCAGAAACCTCAAGAGGGCTTACATGCTGTATCTTATATTTGATCATATCATAACAACTTGTTCTCTAACTATTGGACTTGCTACGTGTTATCCGGTGTCCAGTGCCTAAGAGCTCGTTAATTACCTAAACTATATCTCCATAGGTCTTGTTAATTACCCGTCTCCTGTCTCAGAGGACCTTGTTAATAACTTGTACAGTCTCTCTAAAGAGGTCCtaacaacacattaaaattaaAGATGCTTTTCTTTTAGCACCTGTCAAGTGCTGTAAATTGAGAAATTTTCACATCAGTTTATTAGCCTACAGTagtttttgtgaatttttttggccagttttcttctctctcagaaTCTTGCTATATCACAGTctctctctcaagaaaaaaaaaaccagcaaagtttgtcttttttgttacagagctttgttttcaattttgaagACTCTAAATATCAATTTGCATTAGTGAGTTAGCACAAGGATGGCATGGCTGGTATCTGCAAATTAACCCACTGGGAGATGCACCAATTAATGAGAGCTATTATAATGAGTATTAGGATGACAAAGGGTAAAAAAGTTTCAAGTAGTATCTGGGGAGTTAAACATAAAAGTTCTAGTTAGTGTTAAGGGAACTAATCACGTTGCATACTTCGTGTTTATAGTCATTGTTTCATTGGATACATTCTGTAAATCTCTGAGCACTAATGGATTAATGGGTCTAAAAATCATCTCAAAAGTTTTTGTCTTCTGTCTCATAAATGAAGGCACAAATTTTCAAGTGTGTAAAAGATTTGTAGCCTACCATGAATAACAGGCAAATTATCTTTAACACTAGACAAATATGAGCAAAAAGTAAATATTGCTATTAAAACAAATCCTTTGCATATTAAGGTTTATGATGCCAACGACTGAACTTTAAActcattcaggaaaaaaaagtccATTGGGACATTATAAAAATGAAGGTTTAAAAACTATTAATAGGATCTTTTTCTTTAGGATCAtttatttactatactttttaaaaatcaaaatgtaaattCTACAGTAAACAGTCTTTGACTTTTAATGAACATGTTACACAATTTCATAAAAATGGCTACATGCTTACAAGCTTATGGTGATTTGAAAATTAGAAagacatttaaatatacattctAGGTAACCAATTTTTTTGTACCTCCTAAGGAAGGTATGACACAAGCACAGACAGGAATTGACTcattaaggaaggaaagaaggaagagggggaGAATCAGGTAGACCTGACCTCACAAGTGGAAGGCACACTGCCATGAAAAATCACTAAAACATTACAAGTCTGGATCTTAGATGCTATTTCTGTACCATCCTAAAATATAACTATTTGGCGTGAGATCATCTGCTAAAAAGGAGGCAGGCTCTTCCACCAAACATTAACAATGGAAATACATGCTTTGGAAAATCAATTAATACTAGAAATAACATTATAGAACATAACATTTAGTTATTCAGGAGTAGTTAAGAATTTGCTACATGGCATTCACAACTACCATAGTAGAGCAGAAAATAATGGGATGAAAGCATGTTCTTTCTATGAGTCACAAACAGAAGGTTGGTCCCCAAAGAAAATTCTCTGGTAAAAATATCTCCCATTAAATTATTACTCTCAGAACAGCTGCCCCCCTAATATGAAACAACAGAAACTCATCACACAGAGTAGTAGgcttatattgatttttttaaaaaaattcagaataagaCATACATAAGCAATTTTCTCTAACAGAGAGAAAATCTTACTCTCTCAATCTTATTCTCTCAAGCAGAATTCCCTTCAGTAGGTGGAGTTCTGTGGTCCTGAAATTTTTCAAGGAACTTACACCTCCTTCAAAGAATACACATCATGGAATTTCTCCTCAATTTACCATGGGTAGCATACAAATAGGAGCATATTTTTAAGTGTCATTCATCACTATTGACTCTCAGGTTTTATCTCAATCCTGAGAAACAATTCATCCATAGATgccataaatatttaatagacTTTTCTGCCTGGTCTTCAATGCTCACTATAatttagggtgtgtgtgtgtgcattatgtgcgtgcatgtgtgtgtgtgtgtttaacctATTCAGCCATATCTTTTACTCCTTTCCACCATATCTCTGTTTTAGCCAAGCTAACTTCCTTACTGTACCCTCTACCTTAGTTAAGGACCTGCAAGCAGAGCTAATATGACTAAGTTGTCTAATTTAAGTACGCATTTGCCAGCACAATTCCTGATCTCCATTCACAATGAATACTTACTGAAAGCTTAGGAAATAAAGTAGTCCCATccccttatctgtggttttgctttccacagtttcagttaacCACcatagtccaaaaatattaaatggaaaattccagaaataattcctAAGTTTTAATTTGCGTGTCCTTCTGAGTAGCCTCATGAAATGGTAGGCCATCCGATTCTGTACTGcctgggatgtgaatcatccctttgttcaGTCCCTTTGTGCAGTGTACCCACACTGTCTACACTGCCTGCCCATTAGTTACTTAGTAGCCATCTCGGCTATCAGGTCACCTATTGCAGTATTACAGTGCTTGTGTTTGAGtagcccttattttacttaataacggCCCCAATGTGCAAGAGGAGTGATTCTGGCATATTGCTGTAAttgttctatttcattattattgttactctcttactgtgcctaatttatgaattaaactttatcataggtatatatgtatagaaaaaaaaacacaggatatATAGGGTTCGGAACTGTGCCTGGTTTCAGgaatccactgggggtcttggaacgtaTCCCCATAGAGTAGGGGGACCACTGTAGGTGATATAATATAGATCAGCAATTTTTAAACCTGATAGTCAATGGGAAGTTATTAAAATGTTGATTTTCATTTCAGGGCCCACTCACTAAAGATTCTAATTCAGTCAGAGGGGAGGCCCAACAAAttgtagctaaaaaaaaaataacctccaGGAGCCCTTGATGATCAGCACTGAGGTCATGCACAAATCTAGGTGCTGTGGTGCACCCAAGAAAGAGGATTCTGCACAACTGTTATGAAGCTTACACAGCTTAATATAAGACCTAGTACAATAAACATTGTATAGTAATTACTTCTTCTATATCAGCAGAAATCCAAAGGGAAACACGAGGTTATTACTCAAAAAAGAACACACAGAGATGAGTTGAGAGTGCACCCCACAATTGAGCCTGGGAATGAAGACGGCATGGCTTACAAGGACCTCAGTGTAGAGACATGGCAGTAAGGAAATTAACTTACCTAGAACAGGTTGGTGAGGAACAGTAAAAGAAAACTTGGAAGGTTAAGAAAAGCCTAAAATACAACAAGCCTTAGAACGTTAGAAAGAGGAGTTTGGATTTGGTGTTGCAAACCAGTAGTTCTTAAACTTTTTTGACTAGGGCTTTCTTAAACACAACAAAAGGTACTATAGCCCATGTGCCCTCCTCAGTAGGATAAATAATGCTAAGTgctctaataaatatatatataaatctcagTAACTTATATCCTGTGAATTTATCATTTGGACAAGGGCCACTTGGCTATTCCTCGTCAGGTGGGCCTTCCACTTGCATGCAGAGACCCAGGCTGCTCCTACTTACAGCTCTGCCCATCTCAAAGATCCTCTCCATTCAGCTACTGCAGGGGTCAGCAAAGTATTTCTGTAAAGCCCAAACAATAAATAGTTTtagctttgtgggccatatggtctctgtcacaactactcaatgCTACCACTGTACACAATTATGACCATAATGTGGCTGTGTTCGAACAAAACTTTACAAAAACTGGCAGCAAGCCAGATTTGGCCTCCAAGCttagtttgccaatccctggtcCAGGATATGGAGGAAGAGGCAAAATGGAGGATTGTGTTAAGAGTGTTAAGAGTGTTAAGAGGACATTCCATGGGCCAGACCTGAAAGTGGTATACATCTCTTCCATGAACTCTTAAATAAGCCAGAACTTGCTATgtcctagttaaaaaaaaaaaagaaatgaaatgaacaaatttgtCTTGGTGAAGACACACACCCATCATTTCCAGTTTTAAGTGAAAAATAGCCTGGTGGTAACATTATTTACAATTTATTATTTgtgattttataatatattaaaagataattcGTTGTGAACAAATTAAAAATGGTATAACAAACATTCAGGCATATTTGTTTTTGGCAAATGATATACTGCTGATAAAAAGAAGGATTACTTTGCAAATTGTGGGATAAACCACATGATAAATTAGTTGACAATTTATTTGATAAAGcatgaaaaaaattagttgatACTGATGATGCTAAACAACCTGCGACttacaattaaaaaacaagactagtggcaattttaaaatacaaacaacttAGTACCAGTAATAAACTGAGAAAACATTCTCCTGAAGATTACAAGAACTCCAACTCTACTTACTGTATATGTGTCATAGGAGTTTTGCAGCATGCCAGCGTTGGACAGCATCCCGACTTCTTAGTAGCAAGCTGATTTGGCATCAGTGGCACACACAATATTGTAAGCTCACTAAACCCAATTCAGCTTCCTTCTGGGTATACAGCTAAGTCACAGTTCttcacaggttgcagtgaggctgGGGCACGGGTGAGCTCTGGCCAATGGGACATATGTGGAAGTAATGCATACTGCACtaggcctggcacacagaaatGACCCTCCtttgatcctctctctcctcccgcGCTGCACTTATCTTGGAGGCCATGTGTTAAATGGTGGCATCACAAGAAGGAAGAAGCCTGCTTCCTGAGAGACTGTGCAGAGCTGGATGAATGCATAGAGCAAAGCACTCACTTTTCCTATCACCATCCCAGTGAACTCCTTTGTGACAAGAGTGAGCAATAAACTTTTGCTGTGATAAGCCACTGATACCTGTGGTTATTACAGCTGACAACCTACCCTAATACACAGTTCTTAATAGGCTCCAGAAATGTGCTATTTAGATTGAATATTAAATTTTAGTAATCCTTTAAAACTTAGATTTTTAACAATGTTTAGTTGTACACAAGAATGCATACATATGGCTTTATGGATATGTTTTCAGGATATTAGAAAGATCTTCACAGCCCACGCAAGCAGGGCTGGAAGTAGGAGGCTAAGGGAATGAGAGTAGCATTTCAGGAAACTGCTATACTGTGTGCATTAGGAAACTGGTTTGCTACACTGTGTGCATTAAGAAACTGGTCTGCTATACTGTGTGCATTTATTCAAAATATCTAATACCTGCTACCTACCAAGCATCATGCTGGAGACTAAGGGCAAAAAGAGGAATGAAATGCAGACCCTGCTATCAAACTCTTCATGGTAGTGAGCAAGAAAAGTGAGACTAAGCTATTAGTGAACAATGCCATGCCCACAGAAGACAAGACTTACGTAAGAAAATGCTGCAGCACAGGGAACAACTACCCCTCCCTACAAGAACAGGAAACGCTTCAAAGAAATAGGGGCATGTAAGAGACTGCAAATTAGTAACTTTGGGGAAAAGTGTTTCAAAGAGCCCTGCTCTTTGCTGAAGTAACCCAAGATAATGCCTAATTTCCTCTATCAGTTTTATGTAAAACTATGGGACCTATTCCAAGGACAGGATCAAAATGTGGTATTTTTTGTGGTTTCCAAAGTGCTTTCTTCAGGTGGACTTTACTTAACACTAAGGAATAAAAAGTCTaacttctaaaaaaaaagtgtgccttagtacattttaaaattttgggcATAAAGAAAATTCTCCAGttttaataatatacattattCAACCAGAGGGTAACAATATGGTTCCTAGGTACCAGCAATCACAAGTGAGCCAGTTcactcatcaagaagaaaatGCAGTTCCATGGCTATGTATTTTACCCTTAACCTTGTTCAGCATTCTCACAAACACTGGCCACAAGAGTCCAGGAAACTGTAAATAGGTCTATTTAGCACTCCTGAAAAAAATTCACAGCACGTGTCTTAATAATGTGAGCCCATAGCTCCAAAAGTGCATTCGGTTAGGATGTTAAtgtgagaaatttaaaatgtccCAGATAGCTGAGGGTTGATACTGGGAGGAAAAATAGAACTATACTGTTACGTAAAGACAACACTACCTTGGCAATATCCTCCCAAATTCCACTCAAGATAAAGCTGCTTGCCAAAAGTGTGAACTGCACACTCTTCTTGCGTCTATTTATATTCAATTCTTCTTTTTTATAAGATTAACTAGAACTACCCCTTTACTGCAAATGTTTTACATTTACCACATGGATGGTTTGTGATGCAAAAAGAATAACTTCCTAGGAATCCACAAATGTTCTGTCCTCATATCTGGCATCTCATAAATATGAAGAAGAGAAAgtcataaaatgaaaaacaactattttttttaCATACTTGCAATCATTTCATACATCATAAAACAGCTCTAATTTTGCTAGAAACAgccaataataataaagtaactgAAAACAAAGCCTGGATGTGTCAAAATGCCACAGGCACTTTTAAAACCCGTAACAGCCCACATAAACAACTCAAATACAGGGCAATTAAAGATTTGCAAATACTCAATAAGCTTTTTTTTCCATATGCACCCATAatgtaaaaacattattttcctaccattttccattttcttgcttttcttttgacTCTAAAATTAGCTAAATTGCCCCATCTCCAAGTTATCTCAGACAGTTGTTTCCAACAACCTTCTGTAAAAAAGAGTTTAGTAAAGAGGGAAAGAagcaaatatatttctatttacccATATAAGATTTAATGTAACATGTgaagtacagtatgtaaaataccaaaatatttttgaatggcaTATCAAAACTATAAActcttcaataaaatattgataccatatgataaaaatgttatttttctggaGTATGGTTTATAAACAGAACAGAATACTCTTTTAAACCATGGCAAATATCCATTTAtaggtaaaagaaaacaaaaaaagtacacttcactttgaaaatttaaatgcaaatttttaaaatatcatggaaGATACATAAGAGAGGTGAGAGGGCACAGACTAAAAGCGATTGATTGTTAATACTCTATTTGCTGTTTCTAGTGGGACAAAACAAAGCACTGTTTTTTAGTAAAATATAACATGACAATACATCAAACATAACTGTAGTCACCATTTATGGATTCCCTATTTGGGGCCTGGCTTTGTATTATGTACGTTCATTTATCCTCACCGAATCCTATCAAGTGGGATTATTTTCCTTGTTTCAAAGATGGAGATACTGAGGTTTATGGAGGTCATAGCACTTCTAAGCCAGTATTCCCATTCAGGTCTGTACACTCTATATTATTGTCTTGAAGAAAATCTTCTATTACATGGTAAACACTCTAGCATGCTCTTCCAAGATAATTACAGTCATCTCTCAGTATCTGAgagagattggttccaggactccaaggataccaaaatccaggGATATTCAAGTCCCCTATACAAAACGGTACAGTATTTGCACATATACGCAAcctcccatatattttaaattatctctagattacttataatacctaatacaatgtaaacctATGAAAACAGTTGTTACACTGTACTGTTTTTTAAATctgcattattttttcattactatattgttatttcttatttatttttttaaatatttttactccATGGTTGACTGAATCCAAAAATGCAGAACCTGCAAATATGGGGGGCCAACTATACTTAAGATGGgaataaatttatcttttctttgcttGAGGTTTCCTTAATCAGCTATTTCATCGTTTACTTTTGTAAAATCCATAaccatatttaaatttattccttaGCATATCTACacttatatctatatatgtagatataaatttatatagatatagatttaaatttagatatatagatataatttaGATATACTAAGGAATAAGAAAAGCaccattatatatataactgaaaACTCAAAGTTAGAAAATCCAATCTTTCTCATGAGTGATTATTTCTGACTATAAATCATCATATAGATCCCTTGGGTATACCTACAGAACCCTTGAGGGTTACTGAATTCCAATAACAAGCATTCTCAAATAAAAACCACTTCTAAATAGCCATTTAATAAGGATAATTAACATCTATTAGGAAAGCCATTAATACTGAAGctggcattttttaaagaatagcaCATGGGCTACTGTTGGTCCTTTCCAGGTAGCCCATGAACGAATCCCTAGAAACATTATCACCTAAATTTCTGGCTTGAACTAACACCCACTGGCAATTCACTCTCGCCATGTCTCATCACAAGCCATGTTGTTTTCTCTCTAAGTTTTGGTGAATTTCTGGCTCACATAAGTGGAAGTAGACCAGGATAGAGAATAAGAGTCTTTTatcttcttaagaaaaaaaagttcagttcCAAAAATATATGCAACGTTGCCTGGCTCTATAatttaattatagaaataaaaatgtttttcaaataaaataaaatgacttgaaaatattctagcatttaaaagaaatatttgatacTTTCAAGTACAAGATTTTCCCAAATAGTAGAACTTCCCCCATATTAAGCTTACCTTGAAGATGGCATTATATTTGAAGCCCTGAATTTTGCTGTAAATGGATTGGTTGACTCATAATCAAAATAGTCCTGGCGATTTTCACTAAATGCATTAGGTGATTTCAAGTCACAAGGGCTATCAGATCCCCCATTGTTAAGTTTATCAGATCTTCTGCTATCTTTTTTTCCAGTCACTCTTTCAAACAGGCTaactttctcccttttctctcttttattttcttttcttatttcaattggttttgaaaataaattcatgCTGCTGTCCCATGTTTCGCTGCTTTCTTCAAATGGATTTTTCTTCCTTGGCAGTGTTGCAAATTTTTGGGGTAATGAAGCAGTCACATTTGTAAATGGGTCATTTTGTCTTCCGAAACACAATTCACCTTCATCCACAATGCTGTCAGGTTGGTTCATTTTAGAAGTATCAAAGCTTAATGTTCTTCTGTGTGGAGATTTGAGACTTCCTACAAACAATTTTGTAGTTAGTACATAATCAGTGACACATTACATCACACTATTTGACACAGTCTGTGTGCATTCTGCCGCTTTTAGAATGAGAGCAATTAGCCACTTAAATGTattaaccttcaaaaaatcaaggaaacaatCTTAAAATGCTAAGGTGTAGCAGTCTGAAGCATCGAGGCTGATAACAACTAGCATATTGCTAGACCATTAGTAATGTATTCAGCTCACAATCATATAAACTATGATGTCAAAACTAGAGGTTCTGTTTGGCATGataatgttaaaaattctcagGGACTTTTTCATTAGCATTAAATTTACTTTCTTACTTCTGAACATAAAAGTTTTCTTCTAAGGACTTTATGATGAAATGGAACATTCATTTATGCTCAGGGTTTTGAGATAGCAGAAACAGCAGTAAAACAGGCAGCCAGGCCATAAAAGGAAACTGGCactcattttataaatacaaatgcAGACAAGCTCTGCCTTCAAGGAACTTACCAATTTGAggtatagtaggtactcaatatttgatgaatgacaaaatttggaaaatactacAAAGCAACTGCTATTTTGATTTactaaatttagaaattaaactttaaaaactaaaagggTAGTTCAGACCAATGAGGACACAAGAATGTGGCACTTACCACTTTCTGGAACTGTTCCAAAGGAATCTAACTGGTGTCCGAGAAGATGTGTTTGACCTATGGTGCCAGCCTTCAGTTTCTCAGAAGACATATGGGACCCAGATAAATCGGACATTGAATGCGCTGACGAGAGTCGCTGAGGACCCAAAAGAAAAGGCTTTTTTGGTTTGGATTTCATCTGTATTTCACCACTTGAAAATTCACTATTGGCGTCGGGCATGTGAGTACTTGGAATGATTGCAGAAGACGTATCAGAAAATGTTCCATCATTTTTTCTACCCTTCATCTTATCTTTTAACTTTGCAAAAGGAGATCTGGTTTTGTCCTTCATTGATAAGTCAAACATACTTGCGGTCATATTGTTCCTCATAAACTGAATATTGACCTTTATCTCACCCCTGTTTTTGATTCGTTTTCCTTGTTTGGATTCTAATCTAAACCaccttaaagagaagaaaaaaaaattggctgtaACACATAATAGAGAGAGGATACTGAGTTCTGTTACATACAAATAGCCTTTTAGGTAAAGTAACTATATGTCAAGGCAACCTAAGCTCTGAATAAGAATCTGTCAGCCACAGTATTTCGGGCTTTACTTATTGTTTAGTTTAAAAAACTGATCATTGTCTCTGTGATGTAACATATACTGAAGGAATGAATAGGTCTTTGGcaagtttgaaaatgtttttagatAATCTTTTCTTCTGTGATTTGAAAATCACTCATCATCAAAAATTCTTATCAATGCTAGAAGTTTTCCATATGGGATTAAGTGTTGCTCATGGCCtaaggacatttttttttaacattaaaagacaTTGAGGCAGAGATTTTGAAAGAATTCAccaatacaaattatttttgagCATTATAAAATGAATACTGATGACATTTTAATCCAATAATAAATACCTGGCCCCATCCCAAAATATTACTTACGTAAAAGTagcaaaataattttgttaacaTTGGAGATCATTGCATATAGCTTGCTAATCATTAAAACAATACGATGTCATTTAGATTGATATAAAATGAATCAAAGCCTATTCCtgaataaaatatgcaaaaaataagtaaaatgcaagaagtgacaaaaaataaatcttgtcaagttttcaaaaggaaaaaaaaaacctaaaatgctTCTTGTTTGAATCTATTTGCTTCATTTTACTATTGCTACTGTGACaataccaaataaaaattattttgtaaatgaagcCAAATCTTATGTTTTAGTCCCTTCAATGTATGGCACTATCTGTATTTAAATGATATACAAGAAGCAATATTTTggttttatagtatttttatcCATGAGAAATTCTCCAGTTGGCCATGTCACAAGGGGTCATTCTATGGGAAAACAgccaaaaaaaactacaaaatcaaGCCTGAAAGAGTTTCTACAATGTTTTCACGTAACTTAGCAATGAGGCATAATATCCATTCCTGCACACaggttattatttaaatatagctCTAATCGAGTGTAACAAATTTTCTTAGCTGCAAAGGAACTCTGATCTAATTTTACATTAGTTCTTTCTCTCATTGCTACCAACTGGATATGCCAGGAGAAGATTACATTTACTGTATATCCAGTTGAAATACTGGCACATGATATAAATATCAGCTACATCTTTGCACGTaacatggaagaaaaatattttcttgattaaCTAAATTGGAGCTATTCAATCAATTCAGATATAGTTGCATCAAAACTAGCCATTTCTTagaatatcaatattttaaaataccattagCCTGAGACCTTAAACTGAGAAAATCCCTTATATAAGGCAAATGGTAAAATCTGAAGAAACAGGGGCTAGAAATAAGAAATGACAGCGATTTCTGTGAAATAGACAACCTTAAATAACATACAATTGAGCACTCAAAAAGCCTGGAAATGAAGCAGATTATATACCCAGTTAACTCAAAGTTTTGGAAAACAGAGCTATTTTCAATAGGGAGAGAAACACATCTGACGAACAGTATCTCAGAAATACTCTGTAGTACCTCAGGCTTTATAGAATGTAGGTGAATACACTCTGCGAAAAATGTACCAAAAATTTGCAAACAAAAACGAGCACGTATGTAACAAATCAAAGCAAAtatgagtaaaaaaaaattaattacccCCAAAATGGAAGGGGGTGGGGGTAGTGGAAATTCACAGACTTTTAGAGATAAGACCAATAAATCATCTACtttaacatctttatttcatagatgaggaaattgaggcacaaggAATGATATGTAACTTCCCAATGTCAGATTAAAGTCAATAA
This region of Gorilla gorilla gorilla isolate KB3781 chromosome 8, NHGRI_mGorGor1-v2.1_pri, whole genome shotgun sequence genomic DNA includes:
- the RAB11FIP2 gene encoding rab11 family-interacting protein 2 isoform X1 — its product is MMLSEQAQKWFPTHVQVTVLQAKDLKPKGKSGTNDTYTIIQLGKEKYSTSVAEKTLEPVWKEEASFELPGLLMQGSPEKYILFLIVMHRSLVGLDKFLGQVAINLNDIFEDKQRRKTEWFRLESKQGKRIKNRGEIKVNIQFMRNNMTASMFDLSMKDKTRSPFAKLKDKMKGRKNDGTFSDTSSAIIPSTHMPDANSEFSSGEIQMKSKPKKPFLLGPQRLSSAHSMSDLSGSHMSSEKLKAGTIGQTHLLGHQLDSFGTVPESGSLKSPHRRTLSFDTSKMNQPDSIVDEGELCFGRQNDPFTNVTASLPQKFATLPRKKNPFEESSETWDSSMNLFSKPIEIRKENKREKREKVSLFERVTGKKDSRRSDKLNNGGSDSPCDLKSPNAFSENRQDYFDYESTNPFTAKFRASNIMPSSRNTLLTPAVAEWRGSLRWAELFHMSPTSNEDLRKIPDSNPFDATAGYRSLTYEEVLQELVKHKELLRRKDTHIRELEDYIDNLLVRVMEETPSILRVPYEPSRKAGKFSNS
- the RAB11FIP2 gene encoding rab11 family-interacting protein 2 isoform X3 produces the protein MMLSEQAQKWFPTHVQVTVLQAKDLKPKGKSGTNDTYTIIQLGKEKYSTSVAEKTLEPVWKEEASFELPGLLMQGSPEKYILFLIVMHRSLVGLDKFLGQVAINLNDIFEDKQRRKTEWFRLESKQGKRIKNRGEIKVNIQFMRNNMTASMFDLSMKDKTRSPFAKLKDKMKGRKNDGTFSDTSSAIIPSTHMPDANSEFSSGEIQMKSKPKKPFLLGPQRLSSAHSMSDLSGSHMSSEKLKAGTIGQTHLLGHQLDSFGTVPESGSLKSPHRRTLSFDTSKMNQPDSIVDEGELCFGRQNDPFTNVTASLPQKFATLPRKKNPFEESSETWDSSMNLFSKPIEIRKENKREKREKVSLFERVTGKKDSRRSDKLNNGGSDSPCDLKSPNAFSENRQDYFDYESTNPFTAKFRASNIMPSSRNTLLTPAVAEWRGSLRWAELWSHGAIFYVIP
- the RAB11FIP2 gene encoding rab11 family-interacting protein 2 isoform X4; translation: MMLSEQAQKWFPTHVQVTVLQAKDLKPKGKSGTNDTYTIIQLGKEKYSTSVAEKTLEPVWKEEASFELPGLLMQGSPEKYILFLIVMHRSLVGLDKFLGQVAINLNDIFEDKQRRKTEWFRLESKQGKRIKNRGEIKVNIQFMRNNMTASMFDLSMKDKTRSPFAKLKDKMKGRKNDGTFSDTSSAIIPSTHMPDANSEFSSGEIQMKSKPKKPFLLGPQRLSSAHSMSDLSGSHMSSEKLKAGTIGQTHLLGHQLDSFGTVPESGSLKSPHRRTLSFDTSKMNQPDSIVDEGELCFGRQNDPFTNVTASLPQKFATLPRKKNPFEESSETWDSSMNLFSKPIEIRKENKREKREKVSLFERVTGKKDSRRSDKLNNGGSDSPCDLKSPNAFSENRQDYFDYESTNPFTAKFRASNIMPSSSWSHGAIFYVIP
- the RAB11FIP2 gene encoding rab11 family-interacting protein 2 isoform X2 encodes the protein MMLSEQAQKWFPTHVQVTVLQAKDLKPKGKSGTNDTYTIIQLGKEKYSTSVAEKTLEPVWKEEASFELPGLLMQGSPEKYILFLIVMHRSLVGLDKFLGQVAINLNDIFEDKQRRKTEWFRLESKQGKRIKNRGEIKVNIQFMRNNMTASMFDLSMKDKTRSPFAKLKDKMKGRKNDGTFSDTSSAIIPSTHMPDANSEFSSGEIQMKSKPKKPFLLGPQRLSSAHSMSDLSGSHMSSEKLKAGTIGQTHLLGHQLDSFGTVPESGSLKSPHRRTLSFDTSKMNQPDSIVDEGELCFGRQNDPFTNVTASLPQKFATLPRKKNPFEESSETWDSSMNLFSKPIEIRKENKREKREKVSLFERVTGKKDSRRSDKLNNGGSDSPCDLKSPNAFSENRQDYFDYESTNPFTAKFRASNIMPSSSFHMSPTSNEDLRKIPDSNPFDATAGYRSLTYEEVLQELVKHKELLRRKDTHIRELEDYIDNLLVRVMEETPSILRVPYEPSRKAGKFSNS